The sequence TACAAAAAAATTAAAAAATTACAAAAAGTTTTCAAGTGATATGAATTAATTTCTTATACGTGTAATTGATTATTATTTTTTCAAAAATGATATAAAATTTAAATACAGAGCAATTTCCAAAGTTGGAAATTCCCCCTGTTTGTTTTTTTTGTGACATAATGCTTTAATATAGCATATTCGATCGATCGGTAGTTGTCTAATAGTAATGTAGGAGAAGCAAGGAAATTGTATATCGGTTTAGCTGCAATGACGATAGTAATACTGCTAGGCTCTGCATTACTTGTACCAACTGCAGCATATGCAACAAGTCAAGACAAAGACAAGGATAGAAAAGACAAGGACGATAAAGATAAAGACAAAGATAACAAAGGCACAGATTGTAATAGTAAAAAATATGACAAGCAATGCGATGACATTGCAGCAGACAGGAAAGATGTTGCAAAGGACGAAGCTGCAATAGACAAGGCAACTAAAGATCTTGCAAACGACATTGCAGGTGACAGTAAAAATATTGAAAAGGACCAGGCAGCAATAGATAGGGCCACAAAAGATCTTGCAAAGGATCAAGCAGCACTAGACAAGGCAACAGCTGATTTGGCAAAAGACAAGAACAAGAAAGACATTGCAAAAGACAAGGAAGCAATAGCTGATGCCACAAAGAATATTGCAGAAGACAAGCAAGACCTTGCACAAGCTATCGCTGATTTAGCAAAAGACAAGGCAAAGAACGCTAAAGACATTGCAGATGACAAGGCAGCACTAGCCAAAGCAAATGCCGATTTGGCAAAAGACTCGGCTGACTTGGCTGCAGACTTGGCAAGCATAAAGTAGAAAACAATTCTATTTTTTTAAATTCATAATTATTTCTTTATGATTTTATTTTGAATCTGTAGTATGCTTTGATCAGATTCTGTTCAAACTGTGTGACATAATTTTATTTTTTTGTCGGAATATGATTTTAAGTTCTATATGATCTGCAGTTGATCTTGTGTAAAAAATCAATTGAGGACTGTTCACTATGGTGCCGTTATGATATCATGTGATCTATAGGTCTCTGATACGATATCTTCAAGCTCTCTCGAGTATCCTGTTATGGAATCACAAAAGTCTCTAACTCTACTAAATAAATGCTCAAAGTTGTCAGATAAAAGATTCACTTTAATTTCTGAGGAGTGATGAGATGCAAAAATCTTTTTGTGCTGTTTCAGAGTCTCAAATAAAAGATGAATCTTTAATTCCAGATCCTTGTTGTCTAGTACGGTTTCAGACATGGTATAACTACGGATTCTTGTGATATAGATTGGTGTATGTATTTAATTTGTAATTACTCTACGTGCATCTTGAATCAAACCTGAAGGATTTTTACCCATAATAAAACAACCAAAATCACATGCTGAAACACACTAAACCATTATGTAATATAAAAAAAAGACGCGTTAATCTCCATTTTTACATATGATTTGAGATGATTCTCATTCCCAAAAGTGGAAGTGGTATGTAGTATATCATTACAATATGAGACTTTAGTACCCCTTGTTATATTTGAGATCAACTTGAATAAAGAGACTGCCAATAAAACAAAAAAGACGTCAATCTCATTTGCTACTCTTACAGTAGTATTGCTTTTGAGTGCGGTCCTTGTTGTCCCATCACTTGCTTATGCAGATAGTGACCATGGAAAAACAAATTCCAGAGACAATGACAAGTCACATGAAAAAGATAGAAAAGACAAAGACGATAACAATAACAAAGGCACGGACTGTAATAGTGAAAAGTATGACAAGCAATGCGATGACATTGCTCAAGACAAGAGAGATGTTGCACATGACCAAAAAGAAGTAGACAAGATAACAGCAGACCTTGCAAAAGATATACTTCATCATGAAAAAACTACATCTGATCTGAAAGCATTGGCAAAAGCAACCGCTGATCTTGCAAAAGACTCGGCTGACTTGGCTGACGACCTAAAAAGTGTATAGAGAATAAACCTATTTTCTTTTTAGGCTCACAAATATTTTTTCAATTATCTTCAACTGAAAATCATCAACATCGATAGAATTTTTTTACAACTAAAAACTGTTAGTTAATTTAGGGGATAATCCTAGTGGAATTGATTTGCAAAGTAAAGATGTTGTAGCAGGATTAGGAGAAATAGGAATGCCAATCATGAAGTTAATTTCAAAAAGCATTCCAACAATTGGGTATGATAAAAATGAAAAACTAGTTGACAGCAAGAAACATGAAAAATTTGTAAATCTCAAGACACGTCTTTTGCACATTTGTATTCCATTTTCAGATAAATTTCCACAAGATGTTGTCAATTTATCAAAAAGATTCTCACCTGAAGGTATAGTCATTCATAGTACAATTAGCCCTGGTACCACAAAAAAAATTCAATCACTACTATCTATTCCTGTAATGTACAGTGCAACTAGGGGAGTGCATAAGAGAATGTTAAATGATCTAAGGCGTTATACCAAGTTTTATGCAATAGAGGAAGATGCACCAAGGCGAAGCTGGGCAATCACTTCATATGAAGAACTAATGAAAAAGTCTAAAGTTAAAACAAAAAGAATGTCAAAACCAATATCACTAGAGCTTGCAAAGATTGTAGTTGATACTTCATACTATGGGTGGCTAATCAATTATGCACAACTCAGCAAGATGATTGCAATCAAGAACCAGGTAGATTATGATGAAATGTGGTCTTTTGCAGATGAAATTCATAAATTCCTAGGAAACAGGCCAAAGATGTTTCCTGGATTTATTGGAGGCCATTGCGTTATTCCAAATCTTGATCTAATCCAAGATGATACCTTAAATCTCATAAAAGAGATAAATTTAGATTATTCCAAAATACTCAAAAAACGTCAAAAATAGAAAAAATATCTAAAATCTCACACAAAAGGGTGCAGGTACCTAAATACGATAAAAAGTTTAACGCCCTTTATTACACTAAACAGACAGGAGCCTTTCTTCTCAATTTGGCTGACGACCTCAAAAGTGTCTAGAGGGCCAATCCTTTTTTTATTTTAAAAATTAACCTAAACACGCTTGAAGTTTGGCATCATCTTTTGTCTTATGGATAGGTAAACCACTGCTACTGCAACAAAAATAATTATCATACTATACGAAAATGGAAATTCTGGAATTGATGTACATGTATTGATTGGAGCTGTACCTTGAATGGTATTTCCCGTGATACTGGAACCACAACCTTCGTTAATTGTGCCAGAGTTGGAGATGACTCCTAGGTTGTTATTGATGATGCCAGAGTTGGTGATGATACCAGAATTGTTGATGGTGCCACCTGGATTATTATCAATAATTACTCCGGCGTGGTTGATGATGGTGCCAGCATTTTCTATAGTACCAAAGTTGTAGAAGGTGCCGGGGTTGTAGATTGTGCCAGAGTTGTTGATGGTACCGGAGGCGATGTTATAGATGATATGGTTGTTATTTATGGTACCAGAGTTAGTCATGGTACCGCCATTGGTTATTGTGCCGCCGTTGTTGAAGCTACCAGAGTTTGTAAAGATACCCGAGTTGGTGATAGTGCCACCTGGATTATGAAATATGGTACCAAGGTTGGAGATGGTGCCAGTGTTTGTGATGGCGCCAGAATTGGCGATGTGAGCAAAGTGAGAGTTGGTTATGGTACCAGAGTTGTATATGGGACCGCTGTTATTGATGGCACCTGAATTGGTGATGGTGCCACTATTAGTAATGCTTGCACTGGTGGTGACGCTGGCTGAACCAGCAAGGTTTTGAATGTTGCCAGAGTTTGACAGGGTACCACCAGAGTTGATGGTGATTGTACCTCCATTAGTTGTAAGGGTACTTCCAAGTTCAATGGCAAGCGAGTCTCCGTTATTTAGCGTCAGAGAAATGTTTGTAACTGTACATATGTGTCCAATTGAGTCCCAGCTTGGACTACCGGAAGGTAGAGACAGACATGATGCTTGGTCCTTAATGTCATAGCTTACAGCAAAAGCATCATGATTAGAAAATCCAATTAGAGCAATTGTTGTAATTACAAAAATAGCCACAATACCAGACGATGAATCCTTTAATCCTAAACCCAAATCTGCCATTTCATTGATCTTAAGAATATAAAAAATGATCTTACTTTTTGGAAATAAGTAGAATAAACCTTCAAAATTCTAAACACAATACTGTGAATCCTGTAAGGCTCACAACAAAACTTTTCAAATTTATTTTAAGAATTATTTTTTCTAAAATCGTAGGATTACCTCCAGCGTTTGATCTTTTTAAAGTCAAAGCTTATCGTACTGTCATGGTTTGGTGAGGACTCTTCTAACTTGTCTATCTTTTTTTGTCTCTCTTTTGAAATTTTGTCCTCTTTTTGCTTTTCTTGTCTAGCAAAGATTTTTTTTACAGTTGACCATTTTTCTTTTTTCTTGTCACATTTAAAACATCGCCAGGTGGTGTGATCATTTTCAGTCCCACAGTGGGGACACTTCCATATTGAAAATTCATCAGGTATTGTCATATCAAAATGACTTCCACCAAATCTCTGACGACTTTTTATGTATCATCTGTCCAATCCAGTTATAGTTAAATGCATGAACTGCATCATCAGGCCTTGAAGTGTCATGGACATATCTCATATATTCCTGGCCTGTTAAGCTCAATTTTATCATCTCACCTTCTACTGCCTCAAAGTGATCTATTATCCAGGACACTTTATCAAAATCAGCAGCAGGAATTATGAATTTAGGAAATGCATAATTTCCATACACATATGGATGGTCTATCATGTCTTTTAGTCTGTCAATTGAATATGTCCTGTCAATGATGTATCTGTTCTCTCGGTCTAGTCTTTCAGTCTCACTATCTTTTGGTAATGGCATGGCAGGCCTTGCAATGTATGCTATTTTTGTACATCTATTAGCAAACGTTGTCTCTACTTTTTGAGCTTGCCTTGAACCACCGCCAGCATCTATTGTAATGTGATCAGCTTCGTATGCATTACATAAATCAATGAATCTGTCTGCCTGTTTTTCCACATCTGGCTCGTCCATCTTTTCTATATGCAAGACCTTGAAGATAGGAGCTTCAGGAACCACACACTGGGTTATCAGAGGTATGGTAAATGAAACATTTCCTCCACCCCAATCTGCAGATGCATATACTTTACCATCTTCATGATCAACATCTTCTGGTCTTGTAAATGATGAATCCTTGTCAAACAATTTCATCATTGATTCCTTTGAGAATGGTCTACTCTGTCCTTTTACAAAATTAGCCAGTACATGTTTTTGAAACCATGTAGAGGTATAGTTTTCCCTTTTCCATTCTATGCTATGCTCCTCTGATATGTGGTATTTTTCACAATCCTTTTTTAATAATGGTATGTTTGGAAACATTTCCTGTGTTAGCTTGTAGCCATGGCGCTGCAAATTCTGGGGAGCTTTTGCAATCCAGGTGCCATCAAGCAAATCCACTAGATAGTCCCCCCAGACTAGACCTTGTTTATCAAATTCTAAATGATTCCTCCAGTCTTTTCTTTTGAAATGATACTCCATCTGATTGGTAGATAGCCAGAACTTGTGGTGCAAACTTCCTACTTCCCCGCCAATTCCCATAAATACGGTCCTCCCCTGCGTCCATGCTTGCGATTCTCTTGCCTTTTCATATGCCCCCAAGTCAAGGTTCTGCACCTCATCAAAGACTAGCAGATCAGCTGATTTTCCTTCAATGTGGTGCATCTGGTTGGCATCTGTTACAAGCGATGTAGAGGATTCAGTCCGAAATTCCACTCGTGATACTGCACCCTTGGAATTTTCCCCGCCTTTGATGGTATCAAATATTTCCGGGTTGTCAGGGTGAAGTATAGAGCCCCTGTATTTGTCACTAGAAAATGATCTTAGAGACTCGTCTTCAAATGTGACATAGACTCCTTTCTTGCGCAGTTGTGTGCCATAGTAAGCTAGTAGACCTCCACCAAATGTTGTCTTGCCTAATTGTCTTGCTATACAATACATTTGCCACGGGGATTCGTCACGATAAGGCGTGTGCCACATTGGTAGATATTTTAGAACATTGGCATGACCTTCTATTTTTTTTCTAAATTTTAAATTCCACTCTAGATATGGAATCTCAAACTTTGAAAAATCAGAGAGTTGCATTTCTGACTTTGCAAGAGCTCTACGTAGGTTCTTTCTCATTGCCATTTTCCTTTTTTTCCAGATCTAGTAGAGAGGCAATTACAGGACCAGAATCATGTAGATCATTAATGTCCTTTATGGTCTTTTTTATCTCTGAAATTATCTTTAATTCCTCAGAAGGGTTTTTACAATTCTTACGCATCTCAAATAATCTTTCAAGTATAGTTTCTAGTGTATCCAAAGTAATAACCGTATTTGATAAAAATTTCTGTTTTATGATATGGTCTAATCTTTGTTTGTTTAGTCCAAGTTTGCTTTTGATTCTGCGAAATGTTCTATCAGTCATATCGTATCCTCTTTTTGATAATTCCTCTAGTGATTCTTTTTCAGAGAAATTAAAAGATACAAAATATCTTACTGCTTTAAGTACATCCGGATTCCTTATGTACCAGCTTTGTTTTTTTCTTTGTTGAGTTTCAATGACTGATGTCATGATCAAGATTTGGTTTTATGATACTAAAGCATTATTATTCTCTATAGAGAATTGAAAATCTCTATAGAGAATCAAAATGTTAATCTACTTGTTTGACGTAAAACTACGACTCGAAAGAAAAAATCAATTGCAAAAGAATTGGCAGGACAGTTTTTACGAATAAAAATTGTCCTCATCTGGACTGTTTAATGTTTTTAATATTTTTTTGAAAAATCATTTGTAGAATAAAATACAAAATAAATTTTATCATGGAATAAAATCCTAAAAATTAAAACGCAAAAATTAATTTCAATTTTTTAAAAATTAATCAAAACACGTTTACAGTATACTAGAAAACAATTAGATTCAGAGTGTAGCAGTATTACATTTATTCTAGATTAGCATTATAGATATTGATGAAACTAGACCTTTTAATCATCACAGGTATAGTAATCATGTTTGCAATATCATTACCTGCTGCATATTCTGAAATGCATGCATCTCAAAATAAAATCACTCTAGTGGTAAAATATTCTGATCATACCAGAATTGGATACTCTTTTTTCATAAATGCCAAAGTTTTCTATACAAATCAAAACCCTGGAGCAAAGTTTGACCAATACTATGGTTTTATTTCTAATGCCAAAATAACAGCCAAGATTTTAGATCCTAATGGGGTGCAAGTAAAGTCATTTTCAGGACTGACAGATAATCATGGCTATTATTATCAAACCTTTAGAATTGCTGACAACACTCGTCTAGGTAAATATTCTGTTGTTGTATATGCACAATCAGGAGATTCCACAGACAGTAAAAAGCTAGTACTGTTCATACAGCACAAACCATACTAAATAAAAAAACCAATTAACAATTGGTTAAGATGACTGATTTTTTTCTTGTCAGTGTCTAGGATTTCTACAACATGTTGTAGTTCTTTGAGCTGGCAACAACTGTCATTTCAGTTAGTTCATTTGTCAGATTCAAGAATTTCAATCCCTTTTCAGTTGGCCTGTAAACTTGGGTACCTTCTTCATATGCCAGCAGGTCGTTTTGCTGTAAATATTTCAGGTATTCTATAACCTGTGCATACGATAGATATGCCTTGTACATTATCTTTGTTTTTGAAGCCCCTGTTCTTGCCGAGTCTAAGATCATTGCAGTGATATCTGATCTACTTCTATATTTCATTAGATTGATCTATCGCATCCGCATATAAAAATAATCGGGTGGAATGTTATGGAATAATGTTCTGTTTTGTGGCTGGCTGTTCTCTCATGATATGAAAAACCAGGATCACTCTACACCTAATATCCTTCCAGTCTTTGCATCTATTCTGACTTTACGAAGCACAGGTGGCATGCCAGTTGACACTGTCACTATCCATGTTCTGCCTTTAGACTCTGCCTTTCTTACCATTACATTAGATTGTTGTTGTCCAAAAAATTTTTCCGCTAGTTGTTCTACTGCATCTTTGTTGATACTAAATACACCATTGATATTATCAGCACTTGTCAAGATATGCTTTGTGTCATATTCGTATAGAAGATCAATTCGTATCAGAGTATGCTAGTCTTAATATTATTTCTGTCAGTCTTGCATGTTACTCACAACTAATAATCCTGCCAGTCTTAGATTCGATTGAAAGTGTTCTATGTGACTGTTGATTAAATGAGCTTACAAATACTTTGACAACCCAAATCTCATTTTTTAGGGTCTTGTCCATGATCTCAATAGAGGAGTAGCTTTGTCTGAAGAATTTTGTTGCAATGTCACTAACTTTGTCAGCATCAATACTCTCTGAAAGCATACCTTACCCATTTGTTATAGAAGATTGTACTATATACGGAATGTGGAAGGTCCCTTCATCTTTTGAGGCTAGATAAAGGTCTGATTATATCATATTAAAATAAATTCCAACCTCAGATCACACGTCAAAATCCACTGAAAAGATCAAGACAAGATCGCAACAACACTCGGTTAATTTTTTAGGTAACATTGTTCAGTATTATTGTTGCGCTATCTTTTTTAATTACAAAACTTTGCCTAGTATAGTTAATCAGATTATATGAGAACCCCAAACCCCTCATATGATCTGTTTAACGTGTCTTTCTTACCATAATGTGAAAAGCAATCATCCTTTGATCGCAGTCAATAATTCACTATCATAGTACATTCTAAACGCAGGATAGCAGTTTAGCATCTTGCCATTATCGATTTTATAAAATGACCAGTTATCGCACTGGTTATCATACTCAAATTGAGTGTTGTCAAATTTCCAGTCAAACCCATTTCGTATATTATTATCAGGATAGCCATGACCCCGAACTAGAGTGATTGTATTTTTTGTATAGTCGGATTTTACTTTGGCATAAAGTGCATTAGGAAAAAGATAGACTACATCAGGGTGTGAGGTAATGGCATCAAATTCTCTTTGTGTGACATATTCACTGTGTAGTAGTATGACTCTGTCGAATTTTTTTAAAATGCCAGGATTTTTGTCAATATCAATATCAGTGATATGCGAATAGTTTAGAATTGATAGTATGGCTGTAGCCCTTATACTAGATGTGTATTTGCCATGCTCTTCTTGTGGAATTTTTACAGTAAGACATTTTGAATCACACAATTTGTTATAGTAATAATAAAATCCA is a genomic window of Nitrosopumilaceae archaeon containing:
- a CDS encoding MG2 domain-containing protein, whose product is MKLDLLIITGIVIMFAISLPAAYSEMHASQNKITLVVKYSDHTRIGYSFFINAKVFYTNQNPGAKFDQYYGFISNAKITAKILDPNGVQVKSFSGLTDNHGYYYQTFRIADNTRLGKYSVVVYAQSGDSTDSKKLVLFIQHKPY
- a CDS encoding GDP-mannose dehydrogenase gives rise to the protein MQSKDVVAGLGEIGMPIMKLISKSIPTIGYDKNEKLVDSKKHEKFVNLKTRLLHICIPFSDKFPQDVVNLSKRFSPEGIVIHSTISPGTTKKIQSLLSIPVMYSATRGVHKRMLNDLRRYTKFYAIEEDAPRRSWAITSYEELMKKSKVKTKRMSKPISLELAKIVVDTSYYGWLINYAQLSKMIAIKNQVDYDEMWSFADEIHKFLGNRPKMFPGFIGGHCVIPNLDLIQDDTLNLIKEINLDYSKILKKRQK
- a CDS encoding winged helix-turn-helix domain-containing protein; the protein is MKYRSRSDITAMILDSARTGASKTKIMYKAYLSYAQVIEYLKYLQQNDLLAYEEGTQVYRPTEKGLKFLNLTNELTEMTVVASSKNYNML